Proteins from a single region of Theileria parva strain Muguga chromosome 1, complete sequence, whole genome shotgun sequence:
- the cct4 gene encoding T-complex protein 1 subunit delta, translating to MASKVSAPPSNNSVWNRNEKTADVRKKNILAAKAVADLVRTSLGPKGMDKMIQDGKGGVIITNDGATILKELSLVHPTAKMMVELSKSQDIEAGDGTTSVVVICKALLEMVENLLNQGIHPQTIADSMMLAVNKTEEILESISKPISLEDRSLLIDIAGISLQSKVVSQNASLLAPMAVDCVLGVMDSPESRNVDLRSVRIVKSIGGTIEDSEMVDGLVFSDQKAVKTASGPTRIVDAKIGLIQFCLSTPKTDMDNNIVVKDYQSIDRIMREERLITAKMVKKIAQTGCNVLLIQKSILRDAVTDLSLDYLAKAKIMVIKDIEREDIEFITKSIGCEEVASIDHFTPEKLGTAKLVESKVEGASRIVKITGVNMKKTASVLIRASNTLVLDEAERSLHDALCVVRCLVKRRSILPGGGAPEMEISHKLSQWAMTLEGVSQVCVKAFAEALEIIPYTLAENAGMYPLSVITELKAKHVQGGTNYGINIKKNSISDMFEDNVIQPLLVTLSAIKLATESVLMILKIDDIVLSR from the exons ATGGCCTCTAAAGTTTCAGCACCGCCTTCTAATAATTCTGTTTGGAACAGAAACGAAAAAACTGCAGATGTAAGAAAGAAAAACATCCTAGCCGCCAAAG CCGTCGCTGATTTGGTTCGAACTAGTTTGGGCCCTAAGGGCATGGATAAGATGATCCAAGATGGCAAGGGCGGAGTTATTATAACCAACGATGGTGCTACCATACTCAAGGAATTATCACTGGTTCACCCAACTGCTAAAATG ATGGTGGAACTGAGTAAGTCTCAGGATATCGAGGCGGGAGATGGAACTACCTCAGTCGTGGTTATCTGTAAGGCTCTTCTGGAGATGGTTGAGAACCTCCTCAACCAAGGAATTCACCCACAAACTATCGCCGATAGTATGATGTTGGCTGTAAATAAG ACGGAGGAAATATTGGAGTCTATTTCCAAGCCAATTTCACTCGAAGATAGATCACTCTTAATAGATATTGCTGGAATTTCTCTTCAATCTAAG GTGGTATCACAGAACGCCTCATTACTGGCACCAATGGCTGTTGACTGTGTTCTTGGTGTTATGGATTCCCCAGAATCAAGAAACGTGGACTTAAGAAGCGTAAGGATAGTAAAGAGCATTGGTGGGACCATAGAGGATAGTGAAATGGTTGACGGACTAGTGTTTAGTGATCAGAAAGCAGTAAAAACTGCAAGTGGCCCAACAAGAATCGTTGATGCTAAGATTGGACTCATTCAATTCTGTTTATCAACCCCTAAAACTGATATGGACAACAACATTGTTGTTAAGGATTACCAATCCATTGATAGGATCATGAGGGAAGAACGCCTTATTACTGCTAAAATGGTTAAAAAAATTGCTCAAACGGGTTGTAATGTTCTCCTAATACAGAAATCAATTCTACGTGATGCTGTTACg gaCTTATCTCTCGATTACTTGGCAAAAGCTAAGATAATGGTAATAAAGGACATTGAGCGTGAGGACATCGAGTTTATAACCAAGAGCATTGGTTGTGAGGAAGTTGCAAGTATCGACCACTTCACTCCAGAAAAGTTGGGAACTGCCAAATTG gTCGAGTCTAAAGTAGAGGGAGCTTCCAGAATTGTTAAGATCACTGGGGTTAATATGAAGAAAACAGCCTCAGTCCTCATTAGAGCCTCAAACACACTGGTTCTTGACGAAGCTGAAAGATCACTCCATGACGCCTTATGTGTAGTCAGATGTCTCGTTAAAAGAAGATCTATTCTTCCTGGCGGTGGTGCACCTGAGATGGAAATCTCCCACAAACTTTCTCAATG GGCAATGACTTTGGAAGGAGTTTCTCAAGTTTGTGTGAAAGCTTTTGCTGAAGCTCTGGAGATTATTCCCTATACTCTGGCTGAAAATGCAGGAATGTATCCACTCAGTGTTATCACAGAGTTAAAGGCTAAACATGTCCAAGGTGGTACTAACTACGGGATAAACATAAAGAAGAATAGCATCTCTGACATGTTCGAGGATAATGTCATTCAGCCCCTTTTGGTCACTCTCTCAGCCATCAAACTCGCAACTGAAAGCGTTCtcatgattttaaaaattgatgaTATTGTACTCTCCcgctaa